A region from the Natronorubrum halophilum genome encodes:
- a CDS encoding TRAM domain-containing protein, which translates to MEISEQLRCLFSGRVEERDESYVIEVPEREIRLDEIEEGGIYQIALLSTPTESAEESDQKQDRTRERGRERDRKSEREHDSLKPPVDEGETRTVEIESVGDQGDGITRVERGFVVIVPDTDKGERVRIEISQVRDTVAFADVVERIDYYE; encoded by the coding sequence ATGGAAATCTCTGAACAACTCCGTTGTCTGTTCTCTGGGCGAGTCGAAGAGCGAGACGAGTCGTACGTGATCGAGGTTCCGGAACGAGAGATCCGGCTCGATGAGATCGAGGAGGGCGGGATCTACCAGATCGCGCTGTTGTCTACTCCCACCGAATCGGCCGAGGAGTCGGACCAGAAACAGGATCGGACTCGAGAACGAGGTCGGGAACGAGACCGCAAATCCGAGCGAGAGCACGACTCGCTGAAGCCGCCCGTCGACGAGGGTGAAACGCGGACGGTGGAAATCGAGAGCGTCGGTGACCAGGGTGACGGGATCACGCGCGTCGAGCGCGGGTTCGTCGTCATCGTGCCGGATACGGACAAGGGAGAACGAGTCCGGATCGAAATCAGCCAGGTGCGAGACACCGTCGCGTTCGCCGATGTAGTAGAGCGGATCGATTACTACGAGTAA
- a CDS encoding DHH family phosphoesterase, whose amino-acid sequence MSTGVTISSISDYAILGCGSVGYAVAEELVEQGKDVLIIDRDESRVESLRDQDLDARTSDIREPKAAELVADRDVVLILASDVESNKQAVEHIRAVDDTQFVVARASDPVSGDELEALGADIVINPSSVIAESALRALESGELEYNAGKLAQLLEETSERLAIVTQDSPDPDSIASAAALQAIAEHLGIESDIIYLGDVGHQENRAFVNLLGIDLVQWDEIDDFSVYDTVALVDHATSGEMDLPVDIIVDHHEPEVEYEPEFVDIRPNMSSTSTIMTKYIQEFDMNVSEEVATALLYGIRAETLDFKRDTTPADLTAAAYLYPFANHDTLEQVESPSMSPETLDVLAEAIANRDVQGSHLVSNAGFVRDREALTQAASHLLNLEGVTTTAVFGIADETIFLAGRSKDIRINIGKVLEDAYGEMGETAGHSTQASAEIPLGIFTGIEISEDTRDTLLDLTEEAVKRTLFDAMGVDGSEGSNGN is encoded by the coding sequence ATGAGTACGGGAGTTACTATCTCGTCGATCTCTGACTACGCTATTCTGGGTTGTGGGAGCGTCGGCTACGCCGTTGCGGAGGAACTCGTTGAACAGGGCAAGGACGTGTTGATCATCGACCGCGATGAGAGCCGCGTCGAGTCGCTTCGCGACCAGGACCTCGACGCCCGCACCTCCGATATCCGCGAACCCAAGGCCGCGGAACTCGTCGCCGACCGCGACGTCGTCCTCATCCTGGCCTCGGACGTCGAATCCAACAAGCAGGCCGTCGAACACATTCGGGCCGTCGACGACACCCAGTTCGTCGTCGCCCGCGCGAGCGACCCCGTCTCCGGGGACGAACTCGAGGCACTCGGCGCGGATATCGTCATCAATCCGTCGTCGGTGATCGCCGAATCCGCACTCCGCGCGCTCGAGTCGGGCGAGCTCGAGTACAACGCGGGGAAACTCGCCCAACTGTTAGAGGAGACGTCCGAACGTCTGGCGATCGTCACCCAGGACAGTCCCGACCCGGACTCGATCGCCAGCGCGGCGGCGCTGCAGGCCATCGCCGAGCATCTCGGCATCGAGTCGGATATCATCTATCTCGGCGACGTGGGCCACCAGGAAAACCGCGCGTTCGTCAACCTGCTGGGAATCGATCTGGTCCAGTGGGACGAGATTGACGATTTCTCGGTGTACGACACGGTCGCGCTGGTCGATCACGCGACGTCGGGCGAGATGGATCTCCCGGTCGACATCATCGTCGACCACCACGAACCCGAGGTGGAGTACGAACCCGAGTTCGTCGACATCCGCCCCAACATGTCGTCGACGTCGACGATCATGACGAAGTACATCCAGGAGTTCGATATGAACGTCTCCGAGGAAGTGGCAACCGCACTCCTCTACGGTATACGGGCTGAGACGCTGGATTTCAAACGCGATACTACCCCCGCAGATCTCACCGCCGCGGCGTATCTCTACCCGTTCGCGAACCACGACACCTTAGAGCAGGTCGAGTCGCCGTCGATGTCCCCCGAGACGCTGGACGTCCTCGCCGAGGCCATCGCCAACCGCGACGTTCAGGGGAGTCACCTTGTCTCCAACGCCGGGTTCGTCCGCGACCGCGAGGCGCTGACGCAGGCCGCGAGCCATCTGCTGAACCTCGAGGGCGTCACCACGACCGCGGTCTTCGGAATCGCCGACGAAACCATCTTCCTCGCCGGTCGCTCGAAGGACATCCGTATCAACATCGGGAAAGTGCTCGAGGACGCCTACGGCGAGATGGGCGAAACGGCGGGCCACTCGACGCAGGCCAGCGCGGAGATTCCGCTGGGCATTTTCACCGGCATCGAAATCTCGGAGGATACGCGGGATACGCTGCTCGACCTCACCGAAGAGGCGGTCAAACGGACGCTGTTCGACGCGATGGGCGTCGACGGGAGCGAAGGCTCGAACGGGAACTAA
- a CDS encoding PRC-barrel domain-containing protein, whose product MDDTPQEITSLVGREVYSNNGVFVGEVEDLRLNVDSEAVTGLALGSLNSELFTDAARGGQGVIVPYRWVRAVGDVILINDVVERVRQPDEEEDELVA is encoded by the coding sequence ATGGACGACACTCCCCAAGAGATTACCTCCCTCGTTGGACGCGAGGTGTACTCGAACAACGGCGTCTTCGTCGGCGAAGTCGAAGATCTGCGCCTGAACGTCGATAGTGAAGCCGTGACCGGACTCGCACTCGGTAGCCTGAACTCCGAACTGTTTACCGACGCCGCGCGCGGCGGTCAAGGCGTCATCGTTCCCTACCGGTGGGTTCGCGCCGTCGGTGACGTGATTCTGATCAACGACGTCGTCGAACGCGTCCGGCAACCCGACGAAGAAGAAGACGAACTCGTCGCCTGA
- a CDS encoding helix-turn-helix transcriptional regulator, whose translation MFEAVMRHETLLQRLSEQPARSDELATDLETSRSTIHRWLSALQRDGLVEQVDGRYRLTLTGTLALAEFERLLQQLETIVAARDILRSIPDDTAIDPSLFVGATVVLGDRSRTKSTSGPIPPIEPREAFRALLETGTHLRGVAPGLNEEVIAAVQDALSSGPESDERIELAIAVPHDTVETLLTTFREPTAAALETGRLTLCETTAPLPYGLLVLERDGRDVSREVDLDIGSGPITALVVCDETGIRGLLVTDDSDALEWATETLADVWVDSEPLSTL comes from the coding sequence GTGTTCGAGGCAGTAATGCGCCACGAGACGCTGCTGCAGCGACTCTCGGAGCAACCGGCTCGGTCCGACGAACTCGCGACCGATCTCGAGACGTCCCGGTCGACGATTCACAGGTGGCTGTCGGCGCTCCAGCGCGACGGACTCGTCGAACAGGTCGATGGGCGCTATCGATTGACGCTGACTGGCACCCTCGCACTGGCGGAGTTCGAACGGTTGCTCCAGCAACTCGAGACTATCGTCGCCGCGCGCGACATCCTCCGGTCGATTCCGGACGATACAGCGATCGATCCCAGTTTGTTCGTGGGTGCGACCGTCGTTCTCGGCGATCGCTCGCGGACGAAGTCGACGTCGGGACCGATCCCACCGATCGAACCGCGGGAGGCGTTTCGAGCGTTGCTCGAGACCGGAACCCACCTTCGCGGCGTCGCGCCGGGGCTCAACGAGGAAGTCATCGCGGCCGTTCAGGACGCGCTCTCGAGCGGTCCCGAGAGCGACGAGCGTATCGAACTGGCGATTGCGGTACCGCACGATACCGTCGAAACCCTGCTCACGACGTTTCGGGAGCCGACCGCAGCCGCGCTCGAGACCGGACGGCTGACGCTCTGCGAGACGACCGCGCCCCTCCCCTACGGACTGCTCGTCCTCGAACGCGATGGCCGCGACGTGTCCCGCGAAGTGGACCTCGACATCGGTAGCGGGCCGATCACCGCACTGGTCGTCTGCGACGAAACCGGGATCCGTGGACTGCTCGTGACCGACGATTCCGACGCGCTCGAGTGGGCGACCGAGACGCTGGCTGATGTCTGGGTCGACTCGGAGCCGCTCTCTACGCTTTGA